The proteins below are encoded in one region of Enhydrobacter sp.:
- a CDS encoding exopolysaccharide biosynthesis protein produces the protein MSERGGLLPVLERLFEGPRESKLTLEAFVAGLEARSYAFIIAALDLPNCVPTGIPFLSTVTGVPMLILAAQAWLGRPSPSLPSFLAGRSLPRGRLQDFLVRARRHIERIEAAVHPRRDWWLTGTPRRLLQFALGLMILVLAVPIPFDNLLPAWSILFFCLALIEGDGLMAMLGWAFAVLGVVLTAFLLIVGPLVVIDLVKSAT, from the coding sequence ATGAGCGAACGCGGCGGGCTGCTTCCCGTTCTCGAACGGCTGTTCGAGGGGCCGCGCGAGTCGAAGCTCACGCTCGAGGCGTTTGTCGCCGGCCTCGAGGCACGCTCATACGCTTTCATCATCGCGGCCCTCGACCTGCCGAACTGCGTCCCCACAGGCATTCCGTTCCTCTCCACCGTGACCGGCGTTCCGATGCTGATCCTCGCGGCGCAGGCCTGGCTCGGCCGTCCGTCGCCTTCCCTGCCGTCGTTCCTTGCCGGGCGGTCGTTGCCGAGAGGCCGGCTTCAGGATTTTCTGGTCCGCGCACGGCGGCATATCGAGCGGATAGAGGCCGCCGTCCATCCCCGGCGCGATTGGTGGTTGACCGGCACCCCCCGCCGGCTGCTGCAATTTGCGCTCGGTCTCATGATCCTCGTTCTGGCCGTTCCGATCCCTTTCGACAATCTGCTGCCGGCGTGGTCGATCCTGTTCTTCTGCCTGGCGCTGATCGAGGGCGACGGCCTGATGGCGATGCTGGGCTGGGCGTTCGCCGTCCTGGGCGTTGTCTTGACGGCCTTCCTCCTGATCGTCGGCCCGCTCGTCGTGATCGACCTTGTCAAGTCGGCGACTTGA
- a CDS encoding ABC transporter ATP-binding protein, which translates to MMGVSARCAAARRGDNQLAVEGVSKKFGGVTAVQDVSLEVPRGGILSIIGPNGAGKTSLLNMLSGFYKPDTGRVVLEGQDITHRKPSEIAALGVARTFQNIALFSGLTVLDNLMLGRHVRMKAGVLSSMIYWGLAQKEDIAHREAVEEIIEFLKLQDLRKLQTATLAYGLRKRVELGRALALEPKVLLLDEPMGGMNQDEKEDMARYILDVNQERGVTVVLIEHDMGVVMDISDKVVVLDRGRRIASGTPEEVQGDAQVIEAYLGTARSGGPT; encoded by the coding sequence ATGATGGGGGTGTCTGCCCGGTGCGCTGCGGCGCGCCGGGGTGACAACCAGCTCGCTGTCGAGGGTGTGTCCAAGAAGTTCGGTGGCGTCACCGCCGTGCAGGATGTGTCGCTCGAGGTGCCGCGCGGCGGCATCCTCTCGATCATCGGTCCCAACGGCGCCGGCAAGACCTCGCTTCTGAACATGCTCTCCGGCTTCTACAAGCCCGACACGGGGCGCGTGGTGCTGGAGGGCCAGGACATCACCCACAGGAAGCCGAGCGAGATCGCCGCGCTCGGCGTCGCTCGAACCTTCCAGAACATCGCCCTGTTCAGCGGCCTTACCGTCCTCGACAATCTGATGCTGGGTCGTCACGTCCGCATGAAGGCGGGCGTGCTTTCGAGCATGATCTACTGGGGCCTCGCCCAGAAGGAAGACATCGCTCATCGCGAGGCGGTCGAGGAGATCATCGAGTTCCTGAAGCTGCAGGACTTGCGCAAGCTGCAGACGGCGACGCTGGCCTACGGCCTGCGCAAGCGCGTCGAGCTCGGCCGCGCGCTGGCGCTCGAGCCCAAGGTGCTGCTGCTCGACGAGCCGATGGGCGGCATGAACCAGGACGAGAAGGAAGACATGGCGCGCTACATCCTGGACGTGAACCAGGAGCGCGGCGTCACCGTCGTGCTGATCGAGCACGACATGGGTGTCGTCATGGACATCTCGGACAAGGTCGTCGTGCTCGACCGCGGCCGCCGTATCGCCTCGGGCACACCCGAGGAAGTGCAAGGCGACGCCCAGGTGATCGAGGCCTATCTCGGGACGGCCAGGAGCGGAGGACCAACATGA
- a CDS encoding MaoC family dehydratase: MAGLYFEELTVGRTFDHAWTRTVTEMDNVLFSSLTMNVQPLHLDEEFASATEFGQRIVNSLFTLGLMIGITVNDTTLGTTVANLGMTDVRFPKPVFHGDTLKVQTKVLSARESKSRPDAGIVEFGHTAFNQRGETVAQCTRQALMRKRPRS, encoded by the coding sequence ATGGCGGGGCTCTATTTCGAGGAACTGACGGTCGGCCGCACGTTCGATCATGCCTGGACACGCACCGTCACGGAGATGGACAACGTGCTGTTCAGCTCGCTCACCATGAACGTGCAGCCGCTGCACCTCGACGAGGAGTTCGCTTCCGCGACCGAGTTCGGGCAGCGCATCGTGAACAGCCTGTTCACGCTCGGCCTCATGATCGGCATCACGGTCAACGACACCACGCTCGGCACGACCGTGGCCAATCTCGGCATGACCGACGTCCGCTTCCCCAAGCCGGTTTTTCATGGCGACACGCTCAAGGTGCAAACGAAGGTCCTCTCGGCGCGGGAAAGCAAGTCGCGCCCCGACGCCGGCATCGTCGAGTTCGGCCACACGGCCTTCAATCAGCGCGGCGAGACGGTCGCCCAATGCACGCGACAGGCGCTCATGCGCAAACGCCCCAGGAGCTGA
- a CDS encoding DUF4392 domain-containing protein, producing MAAIEAVVCRDVGRRTQPLIEASRGELGAAAMALAQARSVGLITGFFVPRDDVAAPETDGPVGTALLAAGLEACGLPVRIAVDSPCADVVRAAVREAGRHVSVDEVGVEDRPGLERVIEAWRAAGISHVVAIERCGISRDGRPRNMRGVDVSPWTAPLDDLFAAGAWTRIGVGDGGNELGMGKLPAGLIGRSVPNGERIACVTGCDHLVVAGVSNWGAYGLMAGLALVQGSWSPILSEFLTAERDLALTRAIVRAGAVDGVTARREATVDGFGPEIHGALIDELRRIAWGKAAD from the coding sequence TTGGCCGCCATCGAGGCGGTGGTCTGTCGGGATGTCGGGCGCAGAACGCAGCCATTGATCGAGGCAAGCCGGGGTGAGCTCGGAGCGGCCGCGATGGCGCTCGCGCAGGCGAGGAGCGTCGGCCTGATCACCGGCTTCTTCGTGCCCCGCGACGATGTCGCTGCGCCAGAGACCGACGGACCGGTCGGAACCGCCCTGCTCGCCGCGGGCCTCGAAGCGTGCGGACTGCCGGTGCGCATAGCCGTCGACTCGCCCTGTGCGGACGTGGTGCGCGCCGCCGTCCGCGAGGCTGGACGGCATGTATCGGTCGATGAAGTCGGCGTCGAGGACCGGCCAGGGCTGGAGCGCGTGATAGAGGCCTGGCGCGCGGCCGGCATCAGCCACGTCGTCGCGATCGAGCGCTGCGGCATCAGCCGCGACGGCCGGCCGCGCAACATGCGCGGCGTGGATGTGTCGCCCTGGACCGCTCCGCTCGACGACCTGTTCGCTGCCGGCGCCTGGACCCGCATCGGCGTCGGCGACGGTGGCAACGAGCTGGGCATGGGCAAGCTGCCGGCGGGCCTGATTGGCCGATCGGTCCCGAACGGCGAGCGCATCGCCTGCGTGACGGGCTGCGACCATCTCGTCGTGGCCGGAGTCTCGAACTGGGGCGCCTACGGACTGATGGCAGGATTGGCCCTCGTGCAGGGGAGCTGGTCCCCGATCCTGTCGGAATTCCTTACCGCGGAGCGCGACCTCGCACTCACGCGAGCCATCGTGCGGGCCGGCGCCGTCGACGGCGTGACGGCGCGCCGCGAAGCCACGGTCGACGGCTTCGGTCCGGAGATTCATGGTGCGCTCATCGACGAGCTGCGCCGCATTGCCTGGGGGAAGGCCGCGGACTAG
- a CDS encoding CoA ester lyase, with translation MRSFLFVPADSERKLAKGPQSGADGLILDLEDSVAADRKKTARDMALAYLHAASRNGGPKLYVRVNALDTGLTLGDLATVMQGRPDGIVFPKCIGQRDLDLLGSYLDAFEARENIEQGTTRILTVATESAAAVLALTAAPAKHPRLMGHSWGGEDLMADLGALAKGPAPGVYDDTFRLARTVNLMASVAAGVTAYDTVYPDIRNVDGLRAEAQDARRMGYGGKIAIHPNQVAIIHEVFTPSAQEVEWARRVVATFESNPDAGVLTLDGKMLDRPHLVLARRLLARAG, from the coding sequence ATGCGTTCCTTCCTGTTCGTTCCCGCCGATTCCGAGCGCAAGCTCGCCAAGGGGCCGCAATCCGGCGCCGACGGCCTGATCCTCGATCTCGAGGATTCGGTCGCCGCCGACCGCAAGAAGACGGCCCGCGACATGGCCCTCGCCTACCTCCACGCGGCGAGCCGCAATGGTGGCCCCAAGCTCTATGTTCGCGTCAATGCGCTCGATACCGGTCTCACGCTCGGCGATCTCGCGACCGTCATGCAGGGCAGGCCCGACGGCATCGTATTCCCCAAGTGCATCGGCCAGCGCGACCTCGACCTGCTCGGCAGCTATCTGGATGCCTTCGAGGCTCGCGAGAACATCGAGCAAGGCACCACCCGCATCCTGACGGTCGCGACGGAAAGCGCGGCCGCCGTCCTCGCCCTGACCGCCGCGCCGGCGAAGCATCCGCGCCTGATGGGTCATTCGTGGGGCGGCGAGGATCTCATGGCCGATCTCGGCGCGCTGGCGAAAGGCCCTGCGCCCGGCGTCTACGACGACACCTTCAGGCTCGCGCGCACGGTCAACCTGATGGCGTCGGTGGCGGCCGGCGTCACGGCCTATGACACCGTCTATCCCGACATCAGGAATGTCGACGGCCTGCGCGCCGAGGCGCAGGACGCGCGCCGCATGGGCTATGGCGGCAAGATCGCCATCCACCCCAACCAGGTCGCGATCATCCACGAGGTGTTCACACCGTCCGCCCAGGAGGTCGAATGGGCGCGGCGCGTCGTCGCCACCTTCGAGAGCAACCCGGACGCCGGCGTGCTCACCCTCGACGGCAAGATGCTCGACAGGCCCCATCTCGTGCTTGCCCGCCGCCTGCTCGCCCGCGCGGGATGA
- a CDS encoding NADPH:quinone oxidoreductase family protein, with translation MRAMISETPGGPESLKLMEVPSRPLGKGDVRIAVRAAGVNFPDTLIIADKYQFKPPRPFAPGHEVAGDITEVGAGVGAYKVGDRVIGMIGHGGYATEVVAEQGQLLPMPQNMSYEDGAAFTMTYGTSYYALKQRSSLKPGETLLVTGASGGVGLTAVELGALMGLKVIAAVGSDEKIEVCRKYGATMFVNYSKEKMRDKVKELTGGKGADIIYDAVGGDAFDESIRCIAWYGRLLVVGFAAGRIPSLPANLALLKSCDVRGVFYGAWRGREPAEARKNFDELLAWYADGKLKPHISMRFPLEKGADAMNALLSRKATGKVVLTVA, from the coding sequence ATGCGGGCCATGATCAGCGAAACGCCGGGCGGACCGGAGAGTCTCAAGCTGATGGAGGTGCCGTCCAGGCCACTGGGCAAGGGCGACGTGCGCATCGCCGTGCGCGCGGCGGGCGTGAACTTTCCCGACACGCTGATCATCGCCGACAAGTACCAGTTCAAGCCGCCGCGCCCCTTCGCACCGGGCCACGAGGTGGCGGGCGACATCACCGAGGTGGGCGCGGGCGTCGGCGCCTACAAGGTGGGCGACCGGGTGATCGGCATGATCGGCCACGGCGGCTATGCCACGGAGGTCGTCGCCGAGCAGGGCCAGCTCCTGCCGATGCCGCAGAACATGAGCTACGAGGACGGCGCCGCCTTCACCATGACCTACGGCACCTCGTACTACGCGCTGAAGCAGCGCAGCAGCCTGAAGCCAGGCGAGACCCTGCTCGTCACGGGCGCCTCCGGCGGTGTCGGCCTCACGGCGGTCGAGCTGGGCGCGCTGATGGGCCTGAAGGTGATCGCCGCCGTCGGCTCGGACGAGAAGATCGAGGTCTGCCGGAAGTACGGCGCCACCATGTTCGTGAATTACAGCAAGGAGAAGATGCGCGACAAGGTGAAGGAGCTCACCGGCGGCAAGGGTGCGGACATCATCTACGATGCGGTCGGCGGTGACGCGTTCGACGAGTCGATCCGCTGCATCGCCTGGTACGGTCGCCTTCTGGTGGTGGGCTTCGCCGCCGGCCGCATCCCGTCGCTGCCCGCGAACCTCGCGCTGCTGAAGAGCTGCGATGTGCGCGGTGTGTTCTACGGTGCGTGGCGCGGCCGGGAGCCGGCGGAGGCGCGCAAGAATTTCGACGAGCTGCTGGCCTGGTACGCCGACGGCAAGCTCAAGCCCCACATCTCCATGCGCTTCCCGCTGGAGAAGGGAGCGGACGCCATGAACGCCCTGCTGTCGCGCAAGGCGACCGGCAAGGTCGTGCTGACGGTCGCGTGA
- a CDS encoding M14 family metallopeptidase has protein sequence MSPMSCIHSFAATYSEARDKFLAAARIAGAATSRYDNPVKGPRGESLSTDVACLGPDDASKIVVAISSTHGVEGYCGSGLQVDWLATVGAGGLPKDTAVLFVHAINPYGFAWTRRVTEEGNDLNRNYVDHSKPYPVNEGYLEIADWLVPADFSDAGVKAADAKLAAYRKKVGDVAYYRAVSGGQYSHPDGMFFGGGGPSWSNRTMHAIADCFLKGRRDVAVIDFHTGLGPYGYGEPITHYDIDSPGSRRVRAFWGESVTESKRGQTASQARDGLGHYNLNRVLKEPETRLTMCTLEFGTFDRESGQKAFRADHWLHKYGDPLGKEAGPVRAAMRRQFYPDTDDWKEAVLFRGHQVMRQAIAGVQLGAI, from the coding sequence ATGAGCCCAATGTCCTGCATCCATTCCTTTGCCGCCACCTACAGCGAGGCCCGCGACAAGTTCCTGGCCGCCGCGCGGATCGCCGGAGCGGCAACGTCGCGCTACGACAACCCGGTCAAGGGGCCGCGAGGCGAATCGCTGTCGACCGATGTGGCGTGCCTCGGTCCGGACGATGCCTCCAAGATCGTCGTCGCGATCTCCAGCACGCACGGTGTGGAAGGCTATTGCGGCTCGGGCTTGCAGGTGGACTGGCTGGCCACGGTCGGCGCAGGAGGACTACCGAAGGATACGGCGGTGCTGTTCGTCCACGCGATCAACCCCTACGGCTTCGCCTGGACGCGACGGGTCACGGAGGAAGGCAACGATCTCAACCGCAACTACGTCGATCACAGCAAGCCCTATCCGGTGAACGAGGGCTATCTCGAAATCGCCGACTGGCTGGTGCCGGCGGATTTCAGCGACGCGGGCGTCAAGGCGGCCGACGCCAAGCTCGCGGCGTACCGCAAGAAAGTGGGCGACGTGGCGTACTACCGCGCCGTTTCCGGCGGCCAGTACAGCCATCCCGACGGCATGTTCTTCGGCGGTGGCGGCCCGAGCTGGTCGAACCGCACCATGCATGCGATCGCCGACTGCTTCCTCAAGGGGCGCCGCGATGTCGCGGTGATCGACTTCCACACCGGCCTTGGCCCCTACGGCTACGGCGAGCCGATCACGCACTACGACATCGACTCGCCGGGCTCACGCCGCGTGCGCGCCTTCTGGGGGGAATCGGTAACGGAGTCCAAGCGCGGCCAGACGGCCTCGCAGGCTCGCGACGGGCTCGGCCATTACAATCTCAATCGCGTGCTGAAGGAGCCCGAGACCCGGCTCACCATGTGCACGCTCGAATTCGGCACGTTCGATCGCGAGAGCGGCCAGAAGGCATTCCGCGCCGACCACTGGCTGCACAAATATGGCGATCCGCTGGGCAAGGAAGCGGGCCCGGTGCGCGCCGCCATGCGACGGCAGTTCTACCCCGACACGGACGACTGGAAGGAAGCGGTGCTGTTCCGCGGCCACCAGGTCATGCGGCAGGCCATCGCAGGCGTGCAGCTCGGCGCGATCTAG
- a CDS encoding acyl-CoA dehydrogenase family protein yields MENPYAPTHLEIRDAVRALCLKFDGAYWRKLDRERGYPTEFVKALTDAGWLATLIPEEYGGAGLGISAAAAVLEEVQRAGCNGAACHAQMYTMGTVLRHGSAEQKQRYLPKIASGELRLQAFGVTEPTSGTDTLALRTTAVKKDNSTYVVNGQKVWTSRAEHSDLMLLLARTTPREETKKRTEGLSVFLVDMRQALGHGLTIRPIRTMMNHNSTEVFFDNMEVPAENLIGEEGQGFRYILGGMNAERILISAECIGDSRWFIEKASDYAKERKLFGRPIGQNQGVQFPIARAYAQTEAADLMVRKAATLYEAGLPCGAEANMAKLLASEAAWAAADMCVQTHGGFGFAEEYDIERKFRETRLYMVAPISTNMILNFVAEHVLGLPRSY; encoded by the coding sequence ATGGAAAATCCCTACGCGCCGACACACCTCGAAATCCGCGACGCGGTTCGCGCCCTTTGCCTCAAGTTCGATGGTGCCTACTGGCGCAAGCTCGACCGTGAACGTGGCTATCCGACCGAGTTCGTGAAGGCGCTGACCGATGCGGGGTGGCTCGCGACGCTCATCCCCGAGGAATACGGCGGCGCCGGCCTCGGCATCTCGGCGGCCGCGGCAGTCCTGGAGGAGGTCCAGCGCGCCGGCTGCAACGGTGCGGCGTGTCATGCCCAGATGTACACGATGGGAACGGTGTTGCGGCACGGCAGTGCCGAACAGAAGCAGCGCTACCTGCCCAAGATCGCCAGCGGCGAGCTGCGCCTGCAGGCCTTCGGTGTCACCGAGCCCACAAGCGGTACCGATACGCTGGCGCTGCGCACGACGGCGGTGAAGAAGGACAACAGCACCTACGTCGTGAACGGCCAGAAAGTCTGGACCAGTCGCGCCGAGCATTCCGACCTGATGCTTCTTCTTGCACGGACCACGCCGCGCGAGGAGACGAAGAAGCGCACCGAGGGACTTTCGGTATTCCTCGTCGACATGCGCCAGGCGCTGGGTCACGGCCTCACCATCCGGCCGATCCGCACCATGATGAACCACAACAGCACGGAGGTGTTCTTCGACAATATGGAAGTGCCGGCGGAGAACCTGATCGGCGAGGAAGGGCAGGGGTTCCGCTACATCCTGGGCGGCATGAATGCCGAACGCATCCTGATCTCGGCCGAATGCATCGGCGATTCGCGTTGGTTCATCGAAAAGGCGAGCGACTACGCCAAGGAACGCAAGCTGTTCGGCCGGCCGATCGGCCAGAACCAGGGCGTGCAATTCCCGATCGCCCGCGCCTATGCCCAGACCGAGGCGGCCGACCTGATGGTGCGCAAGGCGGCGACGCTTTACGAGGCGGGGCTGCCCTGCGGGGCGGAGGCGAACATGGCGAAGCTCCTTGCCTCCGAGGCGGCCTGGGCCGCCGCCGACATGTGCGTGCAGACCCATGGCGGCTTCGGCTTTGCCGAGGAATACGACATCGAGCGCAAGTTCCGCGAGACGCGGCTCTACATGGTGGCGCCGATCTCCACCAACATGATCCTGAACTTTGTGGCCGAGCACGTGCTCGGCCTGCCGCGCTCGTATTGA
- a CDS encoding SDR family NAD(P)-dependent oxidoreductase — MGRLSGKIAIVTGAASGIGAASAKLFAEEGAEVLAVDRPESEIDSVHAGSEAIAPFKADITGDDAPRSIVAAALSQFGALDILFNNAGVSGRAFVEEMTDEMWDRVNAVNVRAMFRLCRAAIPALKARAREKGRARIVNTASVMAFDTDYGLAAYCASKAGVGGLTRTLALELGKFNITANYVCPGAIYTGMTRTNFDNPEIRAVWEKKAALRRLGQPIDIARGALLLASDEADFITGHELVVDGGLTLRT, encoded by the coding sequence ATGGGCCGGCTTTCGGGCAAGATCGCCATCGTGACGGGCGCCGCCTCGGGGATTGGCGCCGCCTCGGCAAAGCTGTTCGCCGAGGAGGGCGCCGAGGTGCTGGCTGTCGACCGCCCCGAGTCGGAGATCGACTCGGTGCACGCGGGCAGCGAGGCCATCGCACCCTTCAAGGCGGACATCACGGGGGACGATGCACCCAGGTCCATCGTCGCGGCGGCGCTCTCCCAGTTCGGCGCGCTCGACATCCTGTTCAACAATGCCGGCGTGAGCGGCCGGGCGTTCGTCGAGGAAATGACGGACGAAATGTGGGACCGGGTGAACGCGGTCAACGTGCGCGCCATGTTCCGGCTCTGTCGGGCGGCCATTCCGGCGCTCAAGGCGCGGGCCAGGGAAAAGGGGCGCGCGCGGATCGTCAACACCGCCTCGGTGATGGCGTTCGACACCGACTATGGGCTCGCGGCCTACTGCGCCTCCAAGGCGGGCGTCGGCGGACTGACGCGCACGCTGGCGCTGGAACTCGGCAAATTCAACATCACGGCCAACTATGTTTGTCCGGGTGCCATCTATACCGGCATGACGCGAACCAACTTCGACAATCCGGAGATCCGCGCCGTCTGGGAGAAGAAGGCGGCCCTGCGCCGGCTCGGCCAGCCGATCGACATCGCCCGCGGCGCGCTGCTGCTGGCCTCCGACGAGGCCGACTTCATCACCGGCCACGAGCTGGTGGTCGATGGCGGGCTGACGCTCCGGACGTAG
- a CDS encoding AMP-binding protein, with the protein MSGHYDTLETRKREEREAALMQALPGQIAHAKANAPFFAEWLKDVDPAAITSREALARLPVLRKSKLGEVQKADPPMGGLIAVPLAEARHVFMSPGPIFEIDTDEPDYFRGARAMYAAGFRRGDVVYNTFSYHLTPAGIMMESALRALGCPVVPGGIGNTELQLDAIAAIKPVGYAGTPSFLKILIEKGAESGKDVSSLKKAFVGAEALPPSLRRMFQDAGISCLQSYGTADVGTIAYESEAIEGMIVDEGVIVEIVRPGTGDPVPEGDVGEVVVTTFNRAYPLIRFGTGDMSAVLPGESPCGRTNMRIKGWMGRADQRTKVRGMFVDPEQIAEIARRHPGLGRLRLVIDWVNQADVMVLKAESADTSPALADALADTIRAVCKVGGKVEFFGHGTLPNDGKVIDDIRKYT; encoded by the coding sequence ATGTCCGGGCATTACGACACCCTGGAAACCCGCAAGCGCGAGGAGCGGGAAGCCGCACTGATGCAGGCGCTCCCCGGGCAGATCGCCCACGCCAAGGCCAACGCCCCCTTCTTCGCCGAGTGGCTGAAGGACGTCGATCCGGCGGCGATCACGTCGCGGGAGGCACTGGCCCGGCTGCCGGTCCTGCGCAAGTCCAAGCTGGGCGAGGTGCAGAAGGCCGACCCGCCGATGGGAGGCCTGATCGCGGTGCCGCTCGCCGAGGCGAGGCACGTTTTCATGTCGCCCGGACCGATCTTCGAGATCGACACCGACGAGCCCGATTATTTTCGCGGCGCGCGGGCCATGTATGCCGCGGGCTTCCGGCGTGGCGATGTGGTCTACAACACCTTCTCCTATCACCTGACGCCGGCCGGCATCATGATGGAATCGGCGTTGCGGGCGCTCGGTTGTCCGGTCGTGCCGGGCGGTATCGGCAACACCGAGCTGCAGCTCGACGCCATCGCGGCGATAAAGCCGGTCGGCTATGCCGGCACGCCGTCCTTCCTGAAGATACTCATCGAGAAGGGCGCCGAATCGGGCAAGGATGTCTCGTCGCTCAAGAAGGCCTTCGTGGGTGCCGAAGCCCTGCCGCCGTCGCTGCGCCGCATGTTCCAGGATGCCGGCATCTCCTGCCTGCAGAGCTACGGCACCGCCGATGTCGGGACCATCGCCTACGAATCGGAGGCGATCGAGGGCATGATCGTCGACGAGGGTGTGATCGTGGAGATCGTCCGGCCCGGCACGGGCGATCCCGTCCCCGAGGGCGATGTGGGCGAGGTCGTGGTCACCACTTTCAACCGCGCCTATCCGCTGATCCGGTTCGGCACCGGCGACATGTCGGCGGTCCTGCCGGGGGAAAGCCCGTGCGGACGCACCAATATGCGCATCAAGGGCTGGATGGGGCGGGCCGACCAGCGCACCAAAGTGCGCGGCATGTTCGTCGACCCCGAGCAGATCGCGGAGATCGCGCGCAGGCATCCCGGCCTGGGTCGCCTTCGGCTCGTGATCGACTGGGTGAACCAGGCCGACGTCATGGTCCTGAAGGCCGAGAGCGCCGACACCTCGCCCGCACTCGCCGATGCGCTGGCGGACACGATCCGGGCCGTCTGCAAGGTGGGGGGAAAGGTCGAGTTCTTCGGGCACGGCACCTTGCCGAACGACGGCAAGGTGATCGACGACATCCGAAAGTACACATAG